The proteins below are encoded in one region of Garra rufa chromosome 12, GarRuf1.0, whole genome shotgun sequence:
- the LOC141346721 gene encoding adenylate kinase 4, mitochondrial-like: MAKLFRAVIMGPPGSGKGTISERIAHNFGLKHLSSGDFVRENIAAKTEAGVQAKTYIKKGLLVPDHVMTRLLLPRLEEMTKYSWLLDGFPRTLAQAEALNSACDLDVAINLNIPLETLKERLRHRWIHPPSGRVYNMCFNPPRVQGIDDITGEPLIQQEDDRPEALVARLRHYKDVAKPVTDFYKAKGILYTFSDTETDRIWPNISTLLSTKIPAIQTDARCASTH, from the exons ATGGCCAAGTTATTCCGGGCTGTTATCATGGGTCCACCAGGCTCGGGGAAGGGGACCATATCGGAGAGGATCGCGCACAATTTCGGCCTTAAACATTTGTCCAGTGGCGACTTTGTTCGAGAAAACATCGCTGCGAAAACTG AGGCTGGTGTTCAAGCTAAGACGTATATAAAAAAAGGATTGCTGGTACCAGACCATGTCATGACACGTCTTTTGCTGCCCAGATTGGAGGAGATGACCAAATACAGCTGGTTGTTAGATG GTTTCCCTCGAACACTTGCTCAAGCTGAAGCACTAAACAGTGCCTGTGATCTGGATGTAGCCATTAACCTCAACATCCCCCTGGAAACACTGAAGGAAAGGCTGCGACATCGATGGATACATCCACCCAGTGGAAGAGTGTACAATATGTGCTTTAATCCTCCTCGTGTCCAG GGGATAGATGACATCACAGGAGAGCCATTGATTCAACAGGAGGATGACAGACCAGAAGCCCTAGTGGCCAGACTGAGACACTACAAAGATGTTGCCAAACCTGTCACAGACTTTTATAA GGCTAAAGGCATCCTGTACACATTCTCGGACACAGAGACAGATCGGATCTGGCCGAACATCAGCACACTTCTCAGCACAAAGATCCCCGCCATCCAAACAGATGCTCGGTGTGCTTCAACTCACTGA